The following proteins are co-located in the Bordetella bronchialis genome:
- a CDS encoding solute carrier family 23 protein: MSGSYFPRWRLVREIPSDAVMAPDERLPWPKTVAMGLQHVVAMFGSTVLAPLLMGFDPNVAILMSGVGSLIFFLFVGGRVPSYLGSSFAFIGGVIAVTGYTGAGPNPNIGVALGGIILCGLAYTLIGILVWAASAGAGGGARWIEALMPPVVTGAVVAVIGLNLAPVAAKGAMGASGFDAAMAIVTVLCVGGIAVYTRGMLQRLLILAGLVLACVIYAVCANGLGLGKPMDFSGVAQAAWLGLPHFAAPVFQLSAMGLLVPVAVILVAENLGHIKAVSAMTGRDMDRYLGRAFVGDGVATMVSGAVGGTGVTTYAENIGVMAVTRIYSTVVFAVAALIAILLGFSPKFGALIQTIPGPVLGGMSVVVFGLIAVAGARIWVVNKVDFSDNRNLIVAAVTLVLGAGDFTVRLGGFALGGIGTATFGAIILYALLRPLRRVAG; this comes from the coding sequence ATGTCCGGTTCGTATTTTCCGCGTTGGCGCCTGGTGCGCGAAATCCCGTCCGACGCCGTCATGGCGCCCGATGAGCGCCTGCCTTGGCCCAAAACCGTCGCCATGGGGCTGCAGCATGTGGTCGCGATGTTCGGGTCCACGGTACTCGCGCCCTTGCTGATGGGCTTCGACCCCAACGTCGCCATCCTGATGTCCGGCGTCGGCTCGCTGATTTTCTTCCTGTTCGTGGGCGGCCGCGTGCCCAGTTACCTGGGCTCCAGCTTTGCCTTCATCGGCGGGGTCATCGCGGTCACGGGATACACGGGTGCCGGCCCCAATCCCAATATCGGCGTCGCCCTCGGCGGCATTATCCTGTGCGGCCTGGCCTACACCCTGATAGGGATACTGGTGTGGGCCGCCAGCGCCGGGGCCGGCGGCGGGGCCCGCTGGATCGAGGCGCTGATGCCCCCGGTGGTAACGGGCGCCGTGGTCGCGGTCATCGGCCTGAACCTGGCGCCGGTTGCCGCCAAGGGTGCCATGGGCGCATCCGGCTTCGATGCCGCCATGGCCATCGTCACCGTTCTGTGCGTGGGCGGGATCGCGGTCTATACCCGCGGCATGTTGCAGCGGCTGTTGATCCTGGCCGGACTGGTCCTGGCCTGCGTCATTTACGCGGTCTGCGCCAATGGGCTGGGCCTGGGCAAGCCCATGGACTTCTCCGGCGTGGCGCAGGCGGCATGGCTGGGGCTGCCGCATTTCGCCGCGCCGGTTTTCCAGCTTTCCGCCATGGGGCTGCTGGTGCCGGTGGCGGTCATCCTGGTGGCGGAGAACCTGGGACATATCAAGGCCGTCAGCGCCATGACCGGCCGCGATATGGACCGCTACCTGGGACGCGCCTTCGTCGGCGACGGCGTGGCGACCATGGTGTCTGGCGCCGTGGGCGGCACGGGCGTGACGACGTACGCCGAGAATATCGGCGTGATGGCGGTTACGCGCATCTACTCCACCGTTGTTTTCGCGGTGGCCGCCCTGATCGCCATCCTGCTGGGTTTTTCCCCCAAGTTCGGCGCGCTCATCCAGACCATCCCGGGTCCCGTGCTGGGCGGCATGTCGGTGGTCGTCTTCGGCCTGATCGCGGTGGCCGGCGCCCGTATCTGGGTGGTCAACAAGGTGGATTTCAGCGACAACCGCAACCTGATCGTCGCGGCCGTCACGCTGGTCCTCGGGGCCGGGGATTTCACGGTGCGGCTCGGCGGATTCGCGCTGGGCGGTATCGGTACCGCGACTTTTGGCGCGATCATCCTCTATGCCTTGTTGCGGCCCCTGAGGCGTGTGGCCGGATGA
- the lpxO gene encoding lipid A hydroxylase LpxO, translating into MKWWILALFIVCAMVVHYRGRVRHRFSRQVLDHSTFTAPINVFMYAFSRVPNQPYLALSEFPELKILQQRWQDIRAEAEALFSAGHIKVSNTYNDAGFNSFFKSGWKRFYLKWYDTDHPSARALCPVTTSLLADIPSIKGAMFTALPPGSRLPRHRDPYAGSLRFHMGLITPNDADCYIDVDGQTYYWRDGEAVVFDETFIHYAENKTDINRIILFADIERPMRYRWAQAVNHFIGSVLLRAATSPNQEGDRTGGINRIFGSVYAVRRFGKKIKKKNKTAYYVMKWGIVLAILAWIFWP; encoded by the coding sequence ATGAAATGGTGGATACTCGCGCTGTTCATCGTCTGCGCGATGGTGGTGCATTATCGCGGCAGGGTACGGCATCGCTTTTCCCGCCAGGTTCTCGATCACTCCACTTTCACGGCGCCGATCAATGTCTTCATGTACGCGTTTTCGCGCGTACCCAACCAGCCCTATCTGGCGCTGTCCGAATTTCCCGAGCTCAAGATCCTGCAGCAGCGCTGGCAGGATATCCGCGCCGAAGCCGAGGCGCTGTTTTCGGCCGGGCATATCAAGGTGTCCAACACCTACAACGACGCGGGCTTCAATTCTTTCTTCAAGAGTGGCTGGAAGCGTTTCTACCTGAAGTGGTACGACACCGACCATCCCTCCGCGCGGGCCCTGTGCCCGGTGACGACCAGCCTGCTGGCGGATATTCCGTCCATCAAGGGCGCGATGTTCACCGCGCTGCCGCCCGGCAGCCGGCTGCCGCGTCATCGCGACCCGTATGCGGGGTCGCTGCGTTTCCACATGGGCCTGATCACGCCCAACGACGCCGATTGCTATATCGACGTCGATGGCCAGACGTATTACTGGCGTGACGGCGAGGCCGTGGTGTTCGATGAAACCTTCATCCACTACGCCGAGAACAAGACCGATATCAACCGCATCATCCTGTTCGCCGACATCGAGCGCCCCATGCGCTATCGCTGGGCGCAGGCGGTCAACCATTTCATCGGCAGCGTCCTGTTGCGCGCGGCCACCTCTCCCAACCAGGAAGGCGACCGCACCGGCGGCATCAACCGGATTTTCGGTTCGGTCTACGCCGTGCGCCGCTTCGGCAAGAAGATCAAGAAGAAGAACAAGACGGCCTACTACGTCATGAAGTGGGGCATCGTACTGGCCATCCTGGCCTGGATCTTCTGGCCTTGA
- a CDS encoding SDR family oxidoreductase has product MRHVFITGASSGLGRALARHYASQGATVGLVGRREDALRELAATLPGAHAWYALDVRDRAALHAAAADFLSRSGGMVDGVIASAGISAGTLTEETRDFEVFQSIVQTNLLATVATFEPFIAAMRRAGTGRLVGISSVAGVRGLPGAGAYSASKAAVTVYCESLRTELARDGIRVVTIAPGYIRTAMTADNPYRMPFLMDADAFAARAAAAIARGRRYTVIPWQMGLVARMMRLLPNALYDRLARNAPRKPRQG; this is encoded by the coding sequence ATGAGGCATGTCTTCATCACCGGGGCCAGCAGCGGTCTGGGCCGCGCGCTCGCGCGGCATTATGCGTCGCAGGGCGCTACCGTCGGCCTGGTCGGCCGCCGCGAGGACGCCTTGCGGGAGCTGGCGGCGACGCTGCCGGGCGCCCACGCCTGGTATGCGCTCGATGTGCGCGACCGGGCGGCCCTGCACGCCGCGGCCGCCGATTTCCTCTCGCGCAGCGGCGGCATGGTCGACGGCGTGATCGCCAGCGCCGGAATCAGCGCCGGCACGCTTACGGAAGAGACGCGCGATTTCGAGGTCTTCCAGTCCATCGTCCAGACCAACCTGCTGGCAACCGTGGCCACGTTCGAGCCCTTCATCGCCGCCATGCGCCGCGCGGGCACGGGCCGCCTGGTGGGTATTTCCAGCGTGGCGGGGGTGCGCGGGCTGCCCGGGGCGGGCGCCTACAGCGCTTCCAAGGCGGCCGTCACGGTCTATTGCGAAAGCCTGCGCACGGAGTTGGCGCGCGACGGCATCCGGGTGGTCACCATCGCGCCGGGCTATATCCGTACCGCCATGACGGCGGACAACCCGTACCGCATGCCTTTCCTGATGGACGCCGATGCCTTCGCGGCGCGCGCGGCCGCGGCTATCGCGCGTGGGCGGCGTTATACGGTGATTCCCTGGCAGATGGGCCTGGTGGCCCGGATGATGCGCCTGCTGCCCAATGCCTTGTACGACAGGCTGGCGCGCAACGCGCCGCGCAAACCGCGCCAGGGCTAG
- a CDS encoding FlxA-like family protein, with amino-acid sequence MTISVISSTLGSAYASTLLGPRSVQNNTAAQDGDAATKAGDASQAGSGAASSAGGDAKSRNFSARAAAGGQASSTDTEGGDATTQTIKQLQRQLKQVLLQIQRLQASRIPDEQKAPQLQALNAEAATLQAQIATLIAKQAQEAKGGVTA; translated from the coding sequence ATGACGATCTCGGTGATTTCCTCCACGCTCGGCTCGGCTTACGCGTCGACGCTGCTCGGCCCCCGATCCGTCCAGAACAATACGGCCGCGCAAGACGGCGACGCGGCCACCAAGGCGGGCGATGCGTCCCAGGCCGGCAGCGGCGCGGCGTCCTCGGCCGGCGGCGACGCCAAAAGCCGGAATTTCTCCGCCCGGGCGGCGGCCGGCGGCCAGGCGTCGTCCACCGACACCGAAGGCGGCGATGCCACCACCCAGACGATCAAGCAGCTGCAACGGCAGCTGAAGCAGGTGCTGTTGCAGATCCAGCGGCTGCAGGCCAGCCGCATACCGGACGAGCAGAAGGCGCCGCAGCTGCAGGCGCTGAACGCGGAGGCGGCCACCCTGCAGGCACAGATCGCGACGCTGATCGCCAAGCAGGCGCAAGAAGCCAAGGGCGGCGTCACCGCCTGA
- a CDS encoding histidine phosphatase family protein: MTEIWLIRHGETDWNRARRLQGWQDTPLNAHGRNQAQRLAERLHHEARNGPFDALYSSDLQRTLQTAEPAAARLELRVRPVPGLRERCYGVLEGVTMDRLDIEQPQAAAAWKSREPDRILDGGETLRQFHNRIVATIDDIAQRHQDERVLVFTHGGVLDIVWRHAHGIPLTRPRDAALLNAGVNRVAIENRRWQVMGWGDVAHIATLAKDDVV, translated from the coding sequence ATGACAGAAATCTGGCTGATCCGCCACGGTGAGACCGACTGGAACCGTGCCCGCCGCCTGCAAGGCTGGCAGGACACGCCCTTGAACGCGCACGGCCGCAACCAGGCGCAACGCCTGGCAGAACGCCTGCACCACGAGGCGCGCAACGGCCCTTTCGACGCGCTGTACAGCAGCGACCTGCAACGCACGCTGCAAACCGCCGAGCCCGCCGCGGCGCGCCTGGAACTGCGGGTGCGGCCCGTACCCGGACTGCGCGAACGCTGCTATGGCGTGTTGGAAGGCGTCACGATGGACCGGCTGGACATCGAGCAGCCGCAGGCCGCTGCCGCATGGAAAAGCCGTGAACCGGACCGCATCCTGGATGGCGGCGAAACCCTGCGCCAGTTCCACAATCGCATCGTCGCCACCATCGACGACATCGCCCAGCGCCATCAGGACGAGCGCGTGCTGGTCTTCACGCACGGCGGCGTGCTGGATATCGTCTGGCGCCATGCCCATGGCATTCCGCTGACGCGCCCCCGCGATGCCGCGCTGCTGAATGCGGGCGTGAACCGCGTGGCCATCGAGAACCGCCGCTGGCAGGTCATGGGCTGGGGCGACGTCGCGCACATCGCCACGCTGGCAAAGGACGACGTCGTCTAG